DNA from Mesorhizobium sp. DCY119:
TCTTCAACCGCTTCGCAGCCATGGCGCGGATTTCGCCGGTGCTGCCACTGATCGGAGCCGAGACGCGTTTCCAGCCCGCCTATGTCGGCGATGTCGCGGAAGCGATCGCGCGGTCGGTGGACGGCAAGGTCGAGGGCGGCAAGGTCTACGAACTCGGCGGGCCGAATGTGCTGACCTTCAAGGAGTGCATGGAGGAAATGCTGGACGTGGTCGACCGCGAGCGCATCCTCGTGCCGATGCCGTGGTGGCTGGCGAAGCTGCAGGGCGCAATCCTCGGCGCGCTGCCGGGCAAGTTCAAGCTGTTGACGACCGACCAGGTGATACTGCTTCAGCACGACAACGTCGTCTCGACCGCGGCGGAAAACGAGGCGCGTACCTTTGCCGGCCTCGGCATCGCGCCGCAATCGACGGCCTCGATACTGCCGACCTATCTCTGGAGCTATCGTGCGGCCGGGCAGTTCTCCCGCAAGACCGAAGTTCAGTCGTAACGATCCAGGCCGAACAGCGCCTCGCTGCTTCGGCCTGACTGACTAGAGATAGCCTGCCACCACTGGCGGGCGCTCCCAATGGTCCGCTCGACCGTCCTGATACTCGACGGGTGCGGCGGCCAGTTCCTCATCGGTGGCATCATCCAGGCAGGCGACATTGACGGCGTGAAACTCTCCGCCAAGCGCTTCCATATGGCCGCGTCCGAATGTCTTCACGCCGCATGTGCTGCAGAAGAAATGATGGATAGGCTGTCCTGACGGATTTTTCGATCCATCGCTGAAAGTATAGTCGGACAGCGCATCCGCGCCCTGAACGAGCCGGAAGTTGCTGCCGGTGGCGATGGCCTTCCAGAAGCGGACCTTGCGGCAGACCGAGCAGTTGCACTTGCTCGTACCGTCGGCCAGATCGATATCGCATTCGAAGCGGACAGCACCGCAATGGCAGCTGCCGTGATAGGTCTTTTTCATTGAACTATCTCCGAATTCAGGCGCAGCAGGCATCAGCGGCGGGACGATCCTCGTATTCGTCGTGTAGCCGCACCCAATCCATGGTGCCCTTCTCGTTGCGACCCTTCGGCGTCAGGTCGAGATAGTTATGGGCGCCCAGAAGCACGTCGACGCCGCGGGCATAGGTCGAGTAGGTGTGAAACACCTCGTCGCCGTTGCGATAGAAGACGCTCAGGCCGTGCAGATCGTCATGGGCAAGCGAGGTGGTGCCGAAGTTGTAGCCGACATTGCCGCTGGCGACCTGTTCCTTGGTGAAGGAGACGCCATAGTCGAAGTTGAAGCTGCTGCCGGCGGATGAAGCCCAGCGGAATTTCCAGCCCATGCGCTTGCGCACCGCTTCGATGCGCGACAGCGGAACGCGCGACACGGCGACGAACGATAGATCGTTGTGCTCGAAATGCGTTCGGGCGGCATCGACATGGTCCGAGACGAAGGCACAGCCTTCGCAGATATGGTCCGAGCCCTGCGTCAGCATGAAATGATAGACGACGAGCTGGTTGCGCCCTTCGAACAGATCGGCGAGCGAGACCTGCCCCGACGGCGTGTCGAAGCGATAGTCCTTTTCCACCTTGACCCACGGCAGTGCGCGGCGCTCCGCTGCCACTTCGTCGTGCAGCCGGGTCAGTTCCTTTTCGCGGGCGAGATGCGCCTTGCGGGCCGCGAGCCATTCCTCGCGGGAGACGGTCTTGTGCACTTGCATGGCCATGCTCCTCTACAGCAACGCGGCGTGATCGCCGACCGACAGATAGGCCGCCAGACGATCCAGGCACTGACCCCAACCCTCGTTGTGGGAATCGCGGTTTTCGACCGTATCGAAAGGTGCCTGATGGAAACTCAGCTTCGTCTTGCCGCCCTGGTCGGCAAAGGTGACGGTGATCAATGTCTCCAGCCCGCGCTCGCCATCCGTCTCCCAGGCGAAGGTGAAGACGATGCGCTCCGCCTCGACGATTTCCTGGTAGACGCCGGCCATGATGTGGTCGTTGCCTTCCGGCGAGCGGATGGTTGCGCGATAGGCACCACCAGGGCGGAAATCCATGGCGATGGAGGGTGCGGTAAAATCCTTCGGACCCCACCAGCGAAAGAGATGTTCCGGCGTCGTCCACACGCGGTAGACCAGGCTGCGGGGCGCATCGAAAACACGGGTGATGAGAAGCTCGTGGCCAGGCTTTTCCTTCAAGCTAGTTGCTTGTGTCATTTCCCTCTCCCTTCTGGATTGTCTGCAGATAAGCATCAAGCCGGTCGAAACTGCCCTCCCAGAACCGGCGGTATTCTTCGACCCAGCCGGCGATATCCTGCAACGGCCCGGCCTCGAGCCGGCAGGGGCGCCACTGCGCCTCACGGCCGCGCGCGATGAGCCCTGCCCGCTCCAGCACCTTCAGATGCTTGGAGACGGCAGGCAGGCTCATCTGGAACGGCTCGGCAAGCTCCGTCACCGAGGTTTCGCCGAGCGCCAGGCGGGCAAGGATGGCGCGCCGCGTCGGATCGGCGAGGGCTGCGAAAGTGGTGCTGAGGCGGTCGGTGGTCATTTCTAGAATAAACCAATCATTTAATTAACCCAAAGGTTAATTACCTCGCACAGCACATACTGTCAAGCAGTGGCCGTCAATCCTCGGCCGCACCGCGGTCAGTTGATATCCTGAAACGGGTTTGTTCAGCCGGGCTTCACTGCTACCGGCACCGGGCGATAGATGATCATGGGCGGTCCCCACATGTCGAAATCGGCGCTGCGCCGAAGCGCTGCCCGCCGATCAAGGTCCAGCCGTTGCAGGCATTCAGCAAAGGCGTCATTGCGCTTGGTGAAGCCGTAGGAACGGCATTTTTCCTCGTCCGCCGCCCGCCGCTGTTCGGGCGTCATCGTCGTGCAGCCGCCAACGAGCGCTGCCAGAGTCACCGCCAATACCATTCTGTGCCACATGACGAATCCTCCTCGCCTATAACTGGAGCAGAATTGTAGACTTAATTGCGGCGGAATATAGCGCTAGCCACGCCCTCTCATTGGGCCTGCGCGGGCGTCTTGTGGCGCCTGTTTACCGATGCCGGACGGCCCGCAAGCGAAAGCGCAGTCTCGCGCTTTTCGCGTGTCGCTACCACCTTGCCCTTGGCGATGACGCAGAGCCGCTCGGCGCGCAGGCGCAGCGCCTCGACCGGGTTGCCGGCATCGAGCACGACGAGGCTCGCCGTCTTGCCGACTTCGATGCCGTAATCGTCCAGGCCCATGATCTCGGCATTGGTCTTGGTCACCATGTCGAAGCATTGGCGCATATCGGCGGGGCTGGTCATCTGCGCCACATGCAGGCCCATGAAGGCGACATCGAGCATATCGGCGGTGCCGAGCGGATACCACGGGTCGAGCACGCAATCCTGGCCGAAGCCAACCTTGATGCCGGCCTTCAGCATTTCGGGCACGCGCGTCATGCCGCGGCGTTTGGGATAGGTGTCGTGGCGACCCTGGATGACGATGTTGATGAGCGGGTTCGGGCAGGCCGACACGCCGGCCTCGGCGATCAGCGGAAGCAGCTTTGAGACGTAATAATTGTCCATCGAATGCATCGAGGTGAGATGCGAACCATTGACCCTGCCCTGCAATCCGAGGCGCTGCGTCTCATAGGCAAGCTGCTCGATGTGACGCGACATCGGATCGTCGGTCTCGTCGCAATGCATGTCGACCATCAGGCCGCGTTTGGCCGCGATCTCGCAAAGCTCCGTCACGGAGCGGGTACCGTCTGCCATGGTGCGCTCGAAATGCGGGATGCCGCCGACAACCTCCACGCCCTTGTCGAGCGCGCGGATTGTATTTTCACGCGCTGTCGGCGAGCGGTAAAAGCCGTCCTGCGGGAAGGCGACGAGTTGCAGATCGATATAGGGCGCAACCTCTTTCTTGACCTCCAGCAGCGCTTCCACGGCCAGCAGCCGGTCGTCGCAGGTATCGACATGGGTGCGGATGGCGAGGAGGCCCATGGAGACGGCCCAGTCGCAATAATCGAGCGCGCGTTGCTTCACCGCTTCATGTGTCAGCAGCGGCTTGAGCTCGCCCCACAGAGCGATGCCCTCCAGCAGCGTGCCGGAAGCGTTGATGCGCGGAAGGCCGTAGGACAGCGTCGCGTCCATATGGAAATGCGGATCGACGAAAGGCGGCGAAATCAGATTGCCACGGGCATCGATCGCCGTGCCTGCGGTGACGTTCAGCTCGTGTTCGATCGCGGCGATCTTGCCGTCCTTGATGCCAAGATCAGCAACCACGCCGCTCGGAAGAATGCCGCCTTTGACAAGAATGTCGAAACTCATCTTTCGCCTTTCTGGTAGGGAATCATCAGCGCCTTGGGATAGGTGGCGCGGCGCGCCACCAGTATCAGCGCCAGGATGGACAGCGCATAGGGCATCATCAGGAAAACCTGATAGGGCACGACGCCGCCCGAAAGCTGCTGCAGCCGGACCTGGTATGCATCGAAGGCGGCAAACAGGATCGCGCCGAGCAGCGCCTTGCCCGGTCGCCACGAGCCGAACACGACGAGCGCAATGCAGATCCAGCCGCGGCCATTGATCATCTCGAAGAAGAACGAGTTGAAGGCCGACATGGTGAGAAACGCCCCGCCGACCGCCATCAGCGCGCTGCCGACCATGACCGCGCCCATGCGGATGCCGGTGACGCTGATGCCCTGTGCCTCCACCGCCGACGGGTTTTCGCCGGCTGCCCGCACCGCCAGACCTATCGGTGTGCGATAGAGTACCCAGGCGACGATGGCGACGGTTGCGAAGGCCAGATAGGTGAGCGGCGTCTGCGAAAATAGCGCTTCGCCGAGGATCGGTATTTTCGACAAGCCGGGGATCGGTAGCGGCTGGAACGGTTCGATCTTGGGCGGCGTCGTCACCTGCGGCAGGGCCAAGCGATAGGTGAAATAGGTGAGGCTCGTCGCCAGCAGCGTGATGCCGATGCCCACCACATGCTGCGACAGGCCGAGCGGCACGGTGAGCGTGGCATGAAGCAGGCCGAAGGCAGCGCCGGCAAGGGCGGCGATAAGCACCCCGGTCCACAGATCGCCGCCCGAATAGACGGTGAACCAGCCGGCGAAGGCGCCGACCGTCATAATGCCTTCGATGCCGAGATTGAGCACGCCCGCGCGCTCGCAGATCAGCTCGCCCATGGTGGCGAAGATCAACGGCGAGGCGATGCGGATGGCGGCGACCCAGAATGAGGCGGTGAAGAGGATTTCGAGGGCGTCGGTCATGGAGCGATGTCTCCCCACCTGCCCTCTGGCCCGAGCGGGGTTATACCCCCACCCCTAACCCCTCCCCACAAGGGGGAGGGGGACGATTTCGTCGCCTTGCCCACCAAGAACGTTGAAGACTGGGGCCGGATGTTCGTGCAGCAAAGTTCCCCTCCCCCTTGTGGGGAGGGGTTAGGGGTGGGGGTCTCTAAAGCGTGCATTCTATTCACCGCCACCTCACCCGGAACCGCGTCAGCAGGATCGCCGTGACCATGGTCAGCAGCGCCGTCGCGACCATCACCTGCGCGACATAGCTCGGCACGCCGGCGGTGCGGCTCATGGCGTCGGCACCAACGAAGATGCCGGCAACGAATATGGCCGAGGCGATGACGCCGAGAGGGTTTAGCATCGCCAGCATGGCAACGACGATGCCCGAATAGCCGTAGCCGGGAGACAGGTCGAGCGTCAGGTTGCCCTTGAGGCCGGACACTTCCGAAAATCCGGCAAGGGCGGCCAGCCCCCCGGACAGAAGTGCCGTCTTCATCAGTACGCGGTTGACCGGAATGCCGGCGAAGGACGCCGCTTCAGGATTATGCCCGACGGCGCGCATCTCGTAGCCGAGCACCGTCTTCTTCATGATGATCCAGGCGATGATCGCCGCCACCACGGCGATGACGAAGCCATAATGCAGGCGCTTGCCCTGGATGATGCGCGGTAGCTGCGCCTCGGCGATGACCTTGGAAGATTGCGGCCAGCCAAGGCCCATCGGGTCCTTCAGCACGCCTTCGAGCAGCATGGAGACGAACAATAATACGATGAAATTGAGCAGCAGCGTCGTCACCACCTCGTCGACGCCGAAGCGGGTTTTCAGCACGGCCGGGCCAAGCAGCAGAAGCGCGCCGGCAGCCATGCTGGCGATCATGATGATGGGGATGAGCAGATAGGACGGCAGCGGCAGCGCGCCGGTACCCAACACCACGGTTACGACGCCGCCGATATAGAGCTGCGCTTCGGCACCGATGTTCCAGAGCTTGGCACGGAAGGCGACGGCGACGGCCAGACCGGTGAAGATCAGCGGCGTGGCCCGCGTCAGCGTTTCCAGCAGGGCGAATTGCGAGCCGGCCGCGCCCTTGGCCACGAGATAGAACACCGAAAAAGGCGACGCACCGGCGGCAAGCACAAGCAGCGAGGTTATGATCAACGTCACGATGACCGCGCCGACGGGAAACAGCAGCGTGACGCCCAGCGACGGTGCGGGTTTGGGTTCAAGCCGCATGTCGAGCTCCGGCTTTCCCTCCCCCTTGAGGGGAGGGTGGCCGCGAAGCGGTCGGGTGGGGTCGTCCGCGCAGTGCTCGACGTTCCTTTGCGTCGAGCACTGCCTTGACCGACCCCCTCTGGCTGCTTTGCAGCCATCTCTCCCTCGAGGGGGGAGAAAGCGTCGCGCTGTGGATGCCCGCTATCACGCTGCCTGCCCCTCTTCGCCATATCCCGCCATCAGCTCCCCCAACTCGCGGATCGTCCGCTCGCCGCGTTTCGATGGCGAGGACAGCCGGCCCTTGGACATCACCAGAATGCGGTCCGACAGCGCCAGCACCTCCTCCAGATCCTCGGAGATCAACAGGATCGCAGCCCCCCTCTCCCGCGCCTCAAGCAACCGACGATGGACGAAGGCGACCGCGCCGACATCGAGCCCGCGTGTCGGCTGGTTAGCGAGGATGACCGCCGGATCGGGATCGAGCGCGCGGCCGAGAATGAGTTTTTGCATGTTGCCGCCGGAGAGCAGCCGGATGCGCGCATCGGGCGAAGGGCATTTGACGTCGTAGTCGCGGATGATCTCTTCGGCGAAATTTTTGGCCGCCTTCCAGTCCAGAAAGCCGCGCCGGCTGAAGCGCGCGGTGGCGTAGCGCTCGGCGATGACATTTTCGGTGACGCTCATGTCGCCGATCGTGCCGACAGCGTGGCGATCCTCGGGGATGCGGGCGACGCCTCCGCCAAGGGCCGCGCGCGGCGACCAGTCGCGCATCGACGCGCCCTGAACGACCACCTCGCCCGAGGCTGGTTTCAGTACACCGGCGATGAGGGCGGCGAGCGTCGCCTGCCCGTTGCCGGAAACGCCGGCAAGACCGGTGATCTCGCCGGCACGAAGCTCGAGCGACAAGCCGTCGAGCCGATGCGAAGAACCCTGCCCGGCCACTGAAACATTTTTCAACTCGAGCGCGACGGGGCCGATCTTCGGCTCAGCCACTTTCGGGCTGGCGACCTCCTGCCCGACCATAAGCGATGCAAGTTCGCTGCGGCTGGTCTCGGTCGTCACGCGCTCGCCGGCGAGTTTGCCCGACCGCAGCACCAGCACGCGGTCGCTGACGGCCATGACCTCATGCAGCTTGTGCGAGATGAAGATGATCGACAGCCCCTGCGCGACGAGAAGCTTGAGCGTGCGGAACAGCGCGTCGGTCTCGGCCGGCGTCAGCACCGCCGTCGGCTCGTCGAGGATGAGGATGCGGGCGTCGCGGTAAAGCGCCTTCAGGATTTCGACGCGCTGCCGCTCGCCGACCGAAAGCGTGGAGACCGTCGCATCGGCGTTCACCGCGAGGCCGAAATCGTTTGCGAGTTTCGCGATGCGCTTTCGCGCCGCCGCGCGGTCGAGGCGCAGTTTCCAGGCGCTTTGCGTGCCGAGCGCGATGTTTTCCAGAACGGTCATGTTCTCGGCCAGCGTAAAATGCTGATGCACCATGCCGACACCGGCATCGAGCGCGGCGCGCGGATCGCCGGGCGGAAGCTGCTTGCCGAAGACCTCGACCGCGCCTTCGTCGGCGACATAGTGGCCGAACAGGATGTTCATCAGCGTGGTCTTGCCGGCGCCGTTCTCGCCAAGCAGCGCGATGACCTCACCGCGATTCAGGTCAAAGGAGATGCCATTGTTGGCGACCAGCGGGCCGAAACGCTTGGTGATGCCGGACAGGCGCAGGACGGGGGCGGCCTTCCCTCCCCCTTGAGGGGAGGGTGGCGGCGAAGCCGCCGGGTGGGGTTGGTGCGGCAGGGCTCGGCGTCCTCTTCTGCATGACTTGTTCAAGTGAAGGTCGAGCATTTTTGCTACGACCCCACCCGACCCGCTCCGCGGGCCACCCTCCCCTCAAGGGGGAGGGATAGTTGCGCTAGCTCGACTTCGGCTCGTTGTCGTTGACCTCGACGGTAACCGACCCGTCCTTGATTGCCTTTTCCTTCTCAGCGACCTTTGCCATCACCTCGGCCGGCACCTTACCTTCGAACGTGCCGAGCGGAGCCAGCGAGCAGCCGCCGGCCTTCATGAAGGAGTAGACGCCGTAATCGTCGGCCTTGAAGGACCCCGCCTTCACCTCGGCGATCGCCTTGTCCAGCGTCGGCTCGAAATGCCAGAGCGCGGAGACAACCACGGTCTCGGGATAATCGGCCTGCGTGTCGATGACATTGCCGACCGCCAGAACCTTCTTCTCCTTGGCCGCGTCCGACACGCCAAAACGTTCAGCATAAAGCAGATCCGCGCCGCCATCGATCTGCG
Protein-coding regions in this window:
- a CDS encoding GFA family protein, which produces MKKTYHGSCHCGAVRFECDIDLADGTSKCNCSVCRKVRFWKAIATGSNFRLVQGADALSDYTFSDGSKNPSGQPIHHFFCSTCGVKTFGRGHMEALGGEFHAVNVACLDDATDEELAAAPVEYQDGRADHWERPPVVAGYL
- a CDS encoding thioredoxin family protein, whose product is MQVHKTVSREEWLAARKAHLAREKELTRLHDEVAAERRALPWVKVEKDYRFDTPSGQVSLADLFEGRNQLVVYHFMLTQGSDHICEGCAFVSDHVDAARTHFEHNDLSFVAVSRVPLSRIEAVRKRMGWKFRWASSAGSSFNFDYGVSFTKEQVASGNVGYNFGTTSLAHDDLHGLSVFYRNGDEVFHTYSTYARGVDVLLGAHNYLDLTPKGRNEKGTMDWVRLHDEYEDRPAADACCA
- a CDS encoding SRPBCC domain-containing protein produces the protein MTQATSLKEKPGHELLITRVFDAPRSLVYRVWTTPEHLFRWWGPKDFTAPSIAMDFRPGGAYRATIRSPEGNDHIMAGVYQEIVEAERIVFTFAWETDGERGLETLITVTFADQGGKTKLSFHQAPFDTVENRDSHNEGWGQCLDRLAAYLSVGDHAALL
- a CDS encoding metalloregulator ArsR/SmtB family transcription factor, producing the protein MTTDRLSTTFAALADPTRRAILARLALGETSVTELAEPFQMSLPAVSKHLKVLERAGLIARGREAQWRPCRLEAGPLQDIAGWVEEYRRFWEGSFDRLDAYLQTIQKGEGNDTSN
- a CDS encoding amidohydrolase family protein, which codes for MSFDILVKGGILPSGVVADLGIKDGKIAAIEHELNVTAGTAIDARGNLISPPFVDPHFHMDATLSYGLPRINASGTLLEGIALWGELKPLLTHEAVKQRALDYCDWAVSMGLLAIRTHVDTCDDRLLAVEALLEVKKEVAPYIDLQLVAFPQDGFYRSPTARENTIRALDKGVEVVGGIPHFERTMADGTRSVTELCEIAAKRGLMVDMHCDETDDPMSRHIEQLAYETQRLGLQGRVNGSHLTSMHSMDNYYVSKLLPLIAEAGVSACPNPLINIVIQGRHDTYPKRRGMTRVPEMLKAGIKVGFGQDCVLDPWYPLGTADMLDVAFMGLHVAQMTSPADMRQCFDMVTKTNAEIMGLDDYGIEVGKTASLVVLDAGNPVEALRLRAERLCVIAKGKVVATREKRETALSLAGRPASVNRRHKTPAQAQ
- a CDS encoding ABC transporter permease is translated as MTDALEILFTASFWVAAIRIASPLIFATMGELICERAGVLNLGIEGIMTVGAFAGWFTVYSGGDLWTGVLIAALAGAAFGLLHATLTVPLGLSQHVVGIGITLLATSLTYFTYRLALPQVTTPPKIEPFQPLPIPGLSKIPILGEALFSQTPLTYLAFATVAIVAWVLYRTPIGLAVRAAGENPSAVEAQGISVTGIRMGAVMVGSALMAVGGAFLTMSAFNSFFFEMINGRGWICIALVVFGSWRPGKALLGAILFAAFDAYQVRLQQLSGGVVPYQVFLMMPYALSILALILVARRATYPKALMIPYQKGER
- a CDS encoding ABC transporter permease; the encoded protein is MRLEPKPAPSLGVTLLFPVGAVIVTLIITSLLVLAAGASPFSVFYLVAKGAAGSQFALLETLTRATPLIFTGLAVAVAFRAKLWNIGAEAQLYIGGVVTVVLGTGALPLPSYLLIPIIMIASMAAGALLLLGPAVLKTRFGVDEVVTTLLLNFIVLLFVSMLLEGVLKDPMGLGWPQSSKVIAEAQLPRIIQGKRLHYGFVIAVVAAIIAWIIMKKTVLGYEMRAVGHNPEAASFAGIPVNRVLMKTALLSGGLAALAGFSEVSGLKGNLTLDLSPGYGYSGIVVAMLAMLNPLGVIASAIFVAGIFVGADAMSRTAGVPSYVAQVMVATALLTMVTAILLTRFRVRWR
- a CDS encoding ABC transporter ATP-binding protein, which gives rise to MLDLHLNKSCRRGRRALPHQPHPAASPPPSPQGGGKAAPVLRLSGITKRFGPLVANNGISFDLNRGEVIALLGENGAGKTTLMNILFGHYVADEGAVEVFGKQLPPGDPRAALDAGVGMVHQHFTLAENMTVLENIALGTQSAWKLRLDRAAARKRIAKLANDFGLAVNADATVSTLSVGERQRVEILKALYRDARILILDEPTAVLTPAETDALFRTLKLLVAQGLSIIFISHKLHEVMAVSDRVLVLRSGKLAGERVTTETSRSELASLMVGQEVASPKVAEPKIGPVALELKNVSVAGQGSSHRLDGLSLELRAGEITGLAGVSGNGQATLAALIAGVLKPASGEVVVQGASMRDWSPRAALGGGVARIPEDRHAVGTIGDMSVTENVIAERYATARFSRRGFLDWKAAKNFAEEIIRDYDVKCPSPDARIRLLSGGNMQKLILGRALDPDPAVILANQPTRGLDVGAVAFVHRRLLEARERGAAILLISEDLEEVLALSDRILVMSKGRLSSPSKRGERTIRELGELMAGYGEEGQAA